In Streptomyces capitiformicae, one genomic interval encodes:
- a CDS encoding carbohydrate kinase family protein, with protein MIVVAGEALIDLVPRGTGALVDLRPARGGGPYNTAIALGRLGSPTAFCSRVSYDVYGEALLDALREADVEVASVQRGPEPTTLALASIGEGGSARYSFYVEGSADRLFEAPDRLPDGTRAVSFGTCSLVLEPGASAYEELMHRTAAQGVFTALDPNIRPGLIPDADAYRARFKSWLPSVSLLKLSEEDAEWLGGTPSQWLSSGPSAVVITHGGDGLTAYTRDGAEHSVPGEKIDVVDTIGAGDTVNAALLHGLSTRNALSPTALAALTPADWTRLLRFAARAAAITCSRAGAEPPYASEVGEI; from the coding sequence GTGATCGTCGTCGCCGGTGAAGCCCTGATCGATCTGGTCCCCCGGGGCACGGGCGCGCTGGTGGACCTGCGGCCGGCCCGCGGTGGCGGCCCGTACAACACCGCGATCGCGCTCGGCCGCCTCGGCTCCCCCACCGCCTTCTGCTCCCGGGTGTCGTACGACGTCTACGGCGAGGCCCTGCTGGACGCGTTGCGCGAGGCGGACGTCGAGGTGGCGTCCGTGCAGCGCGGTCCGGAGCCGACGACCCTCGCCCTGGCCTCGATCGGCGAGGGCGGCTCGGCCCGCTACTCCTTCTACGTCGAGGGCAGCGCCGACCGGCTGTTCGAGGCCCCCGACCGGCTCCCCGACGGCACCCGGGCCGTGTCGTTCGGCACCTGCTCTCTCGTCCTGGAACCGGGCGCGAGCGCCTACGAGGAGCTGATGCACCGCACCGCCGCCCAGGGCGTGTTCACCGCCCTCGACCCGAACATCCGGCCGGGGTTGATCCCCGACGCGGACGCCTACCGGGCCCGGTTCAAGAGCTGGCTGCCGTCGGTGTCGTTGCTCAAGCTCTCCGAGGAGGACGCGGAGTGGCTGGGCGGCACCCCGAGCCAGTGGCTGTCCTCCGGCCCCTCGGCCGTGGTGATCACCCACGGCGGAGACGGCCTGACCGCCTACACCCGCGACGGCGCGGAACACTCCGTACCGGGCGAGAAGATCGACGTCGTGGACACCATCGGCGCCGGCGACACGGTGAACGCGGCCCTCCTCCACGGCCTCTCCACCCGTAACGCCCTCTCCCCGACCGCCCTCGCCGCTCTGACCCCGGCCGACTGGACCCGCCTCCTGCGCTTCGCCGCCCGCGCCGCCGCGATCACCTGCTCCCGAGCGGGCGCGGAACCGCCGTACGCCTCGGAGGTGGGCGAGATCTAG
- the uvrA gene encoding excinuclease ABC subunit UvrA — translation MADRLIVRGAREHNLKNVSLDLPRDSLIVFTGLSGSGKSSLAFDTIFAEGQRRYVESLSSYARQFLGQMDKPDVDFIEGLSPAVSIDQKSTSRNPRSTVGTITEVYDYLRLLFARIGKPHCPECARPISRQSPQAIVDRVLELPQGSRFQVLSPLVRERKGEFVDLFADLQTKGYSRARVDGETVQLSDPPTLKKQEKHTIEVVVDRLTVKDSAKRRLTDSVETALGLSGGMVVLDFVDLPEDDPERERMFSEHLYCPYDDLSFEELEPRSFSFNSPFGACPECTGIGTRMEVDPELIVPDEDKSLDEGAIHPWSHGHTKDYFGRLIGALADALGFRTDIPFAGLPQRAKKALLHGHKTQIEVRYRNRYGRERVYTTAFEGAVPFVKRRHSEAESDASRERFEGYMREVPCPTCQGTRLKPIVLAVTIMEKSIAEVSAMSISDCADFLGELKLGARDKKIAERVLKEVNERLRFLVDVGLDYLSLNRAAGTLSGGEAQRIRLATQIGSGLVGVLYVLDEPSIGLHQRDNHRLIETLVRLRDMGNTLIVVEHDEDTIKTADWVVDIGPGAGEHGGKVVHSGSLKELLSNAESQTGQYLSGKKAIPLPDIRRPLDPTRQLTVHGARENNLQDIDVSFPLGVFTAVTGVSGSGKSTLVNDILYTHLARELNGARNVPGRHTRVDGDDLVDKVVHVDQSPIGRTPRSNPATYTGVFDHVRKLFAETTEAKVRGYLPGRFSFNVKGGRCENCAGDGTIKIEMNFLPDVYVPCEVCHGARYNRETLEVHYKGKSIADVLNMPIEEATDFFEAVPAIARHLNTLKDVGLGYVRLGQSATTLSGGEAQRVKLASELQRRSTGRTVYVLDEPTTGLHFEDISKLLKVLSGLVDKGNTVIVIEHNLDVIKTADWVVDMGPEGGAGGGLVIAEGTPEQVAGVPASHTGKFLREILGAERISDAAPMNPSSKASAGKTVAARSTAKKTATARTTKAVNNTATKKAATATKKTAPAKKTTTRARKA, via the coding sequence GTGGCCGACCGTCTCATCGTCCGTGGCGCGCGCGAGCACAACCTGAAGAACGTCTCGCTCGACCTGCCGCGTGACTCGCTCATCGTCTTCACGGGCCTGTCGGGGTCGGGCAAGTCCTCGCTGGCCTTCGACACCATCTTCGCCGAAGGGCAGCGCCGCTACGTCGAGTCGCTCTCCTCCTACGCCCGCCAGTTCCTCGGGCAGATGGACAAGCCGGACGTCGACTTCATCGAGGGTCTGTCCCCGGCGGTCTCCATCGACCAGAAGTCGACCTCGCGCAACCCGCGCTCCACGGTCGGCACGATCACCGAGGTCTACGACTACCTGCGGCTGCTCTTCGCGCGCATCGGCAAGCCGCACTGTCCCGAGTGCGCCCGCCCGATCTCGCGCCAGTCGCCGCAGGCCATCGTCGACCGAGTGCTGGAGCTGCCGCAGGGCAGCCGCTTCCAGGTGCTCTCCCCGCTGGTGCGCGAGCGCAAGGGCGAGTTCGTCGACCTCTTCGCCGACCTCCAGACCAAGGGTTACAGCCGCGCGCGGGTCGACGGCGAGACCGTCCAGCTTTCCGACCCGCCCACCCTGAAGAAGCAGGAGAAGCACACCATCGAGGTGGTCGTCGACCGCCTCACGGTGAAGGACTCCGCCAAGCGACGCCTCACCGACTCCGTGGAGACCGCCCTCGGCCTCTCCGGCGGCATGGTCGTGCTCGACTTCGTCGACCTCCCCGAGGACGACCCCGAGCGCGAGCGCATGTTCTCGGAGCACCTGTACTGCCCGTACGACGACCTGTCCTTCGAGGAGCTGGAACCCCGCTCCTTCTCGTTCAACTCGCCCTTCGGTGCCTGCCCCGAGTGCACGGGCATCGGTACGCGCATGGAGGTCGACCCCGAGCTGATCGTCCCGGACGAGGACAAGTCGCTCGACGAGGGCGCCATCCACCCCTGGTCGCACGGACACACCAAGGACTACTTCGGCCGCCTCATCGGCGCCCTGGCCGACGCGCTGGGATTCCGGACCGACATCCCCTTCGCCGGTCTCCCGCAGCGGGCGAAGAAGGCCCTCCTCCACGGTCACAAGACGCAGATCGAGGTCCGCTACCGCAACCGGTACGGGCGTGAGCGCGTGTACACCACGGCCTTCGAGGGCGCCGTCCCCTTCGTGAAGCGGCGGCACAGCGAGGCCGAGAGCGACGCCAGCCGCGAGCGCTTCGAGGGCTATATGCGCGAGGTGCCCTGCCCCACCTGCCAGGGCACGCGTCTGAAGCCGATCGTCCTCGCGGTCACGATCATGGAGAAGTCGATCGCCGAGGTCTCCGCCATGTCCATCAGTGACTGCGCGGACTTCCTGGGCGAGCTGAAGCTGGGCGCCCGCGACAAGAAGATCGCCGAGCGCGTACTGAAGGAGGTCAACGAGCGGCTGCGGTTCCTCGTCGACGTAGGCCTGGACTACCTCTCGCTCAACCGCGCGGCCGGCACGCTCTCCGGTGGCGAGGCCCAGCGCATCCGCCTGGCCACCCAGATCGGCTCCGGCCTCGTCGGCGTCCTGTACGTGCTGGACGAGCCCTCCATCGGTCTGCACCAGCGTGACAACCACCGGCTCATCGAGACCCTGGTCCGGCTGCGCGACATGGGCAACACGCTCATCGTCGTCGAGCACGACGAGGACACCATCAAGACCGCCGACTGGGTCGTGGACATCGGCCCCGGCGCCGGCGAGCACGGCGGCAAGGTCGTGCACAGCGGCTCCCTGAAGGAACTGCTGAGCAACGCCGAGTCGCAGACCGGGCAGTACCTGTCGGGCAAGAAGGCCATCCCGCTGCCGGACATCCGCCGCCCCCTCGACCCGACCCGGCAGCTCACCGTGCACGGCGCCCGGGAGAACAACCTCCAGGACATCGACGTCTCCTTCCCGCTCGGCGTCTTCACCGCCGTCACGGGGGTGTCCGGCTCCGGCAAGTCGACGCTGGTCAACGACATCCTGTACACCCACCTCGCCCGCGAGCTGAACGGCGCGAGGAACGTACCGGGGCGGCACACGCGCGTGGACGGCGACGACCTCGTCGACAAGGTCGTCCACGTCGACCAGTCGCCCATCGGCCGCACCCCCCGGTCCAACCCGGCGACGTACACGGGCGTCTTCGACCACGTCCGCAAGCTGTTCGCCGAGACCACCGAGGCGAAGGTCCGCGGCTATCTGCCCGGCCGTTTCTCCTTCAACGTCAAGGGCGGCCGCTGCGAGAACTGCGCGGGCGACGGCACCATCAAGATCGAGATGAACTTCCTCCCGGACGTCTACGTCCCGTGCGAGGTCTGCCACGGCGCCCGGTACAACCGGGAGACCCTGGAGGTCCACTACAAGGGCAAGTCCATCGCCGATGTGCTGAACATGCCGATCGAGGAGGCCACGGACTTCTTCGAGGCCGTCCCCGCGATCGCCCGCCACCTCAACACGCTGAAGGACGTCGGTCTCGGCTACGTCCGCCTCGGCCAGTCCGCGACCACCCTGTCCGGCGGTGAGGCACAGCGCGTCAAGCTCGCCAGCGAGCTGCAGCGCCGGTCCACCGGGCGCACGGTCTACGTCCTGGACGAGCCGACGACCGGTCTGCACTTCGAGGACATCAGCAAGCTCCTCAAGGTGCTCTCCGGCCTCGTGGACAAGGGCAACACGGTCATCGTCATCGAGCACAACCTCGATGTCATCAAGACCGCCGACTGGGTCGTCGACATGGGCCCCGAGGGCGGCGCCGGCGGCGGCCTCGTCATCGCCGAGGGCACCCCCGAGCAGGTCGCCGGGGTCCCGGCCAGCCACACCGGCAAGTTCCTGCGCGAGATCCTCGGCGCCGAGCGCATCAGCGACGCGGCCCCGATGAATCCCTCGAGCAAGGCCTCGGCCGGCAAGACGGTCGCCGCCAGGTCGACGGCCAAGAAGACGGCGACGGCCCGCACGACGAAGGCCGTCAACAACACGGCGACCAAGAAGGCGGCCACGGCCACGAAGAAGACGGCCCCCGCCAAGAAGACGACCACGCGGGCCCGCAAGGCCTGA
- a CDS encoding maleylpyruvate isomerase family mycothiol-dependent enzyme, producing the protein MMDHARDLASVREATDRLLTAAAKLDNAAVAEPSRLPGWTRGHVLAHLARNADALVNVLEGRPMYVSEEARDTDIERDAPRPLEAQLADVRQSANRFQDAASVPADWSRTVELRNGVTDSASRVPFRRWIEVEIHHVDLGIGYELEDLPEEFAQREINFLTERFRNHPGVPTLVIKQDDGRLIPTGAIGSVPPEQLESGHHLTVSGSRADLLGWLAGRRDGSALQVDGGTLPALPPL; encoded by the coding sequence ATGATGGATCACGCACGTGACCTGGCCTCTGTACGCGAAGCGACCGACCGGCTCCTCACCGCAGCCGCCAAGCTGGACAACGCCGCCGTCGCCGAGCCGTCACGGCTGCCCGGCTGGACCCGCGGCCATGTCCTCGCCCATCTCGCCCGCAACGCGGACGCCCTCGTGAACGTCCTCGAAGGGCGCCCCATGTACGTCTCCGAGGAGGCCCGGGACACCGACATCGAGCGCGACGCGCCACGCCCCCTGGAGGCGCAGCTCGCCGACGTACGTCAGAGCGCGAACCGCTTCCAGGACGCCGCGTCCGTCCCAGCGGACTGGTCGCGCACGGTCGAGCTGCGCAACGGCGTCACGGACTCGGCGTCCCGGGTGCCGTTCCGGCGCTGGATCGAGGTGGAGATCCATCATGTGGATCTGGGGATCGGGTACGAGCTGGAGGATTTGCCGGAGGAGTTCGCGCAGCGCGAGATCAACTTCCTGACCGAGCGGTTCCGCAACCACCCGGGTGTGCCCACGCTGGTGATCAAGCAGGACGACGGGCGACTGATCCCTACCGGAGCCATCGGGTCCGTCCCCCCGGAACAGCTCGAAAGCGGCCATCACCTCACGGTCAGCGGCAGCCGGGCCGATCTGCTGGGTTGGCTCGCCGGCCGCCGCGACGGCTCGGCCCTACAGGTCGACGGAGGCACACTCCCGGCTCTGCCCCCGCTATAG
- a CDS encoding MBL fold metallo-hydrolase encodes MTYSGAVKVGGPADVHELRDLMISKVAVGPMDNNAYLLRCRATDEQLLIDAANDAGTLLTLIGDDGIASVVTTHQHGDHWQALAEVVAATGARTYAGRDDAEGIPVATDVLVDDGDTIRVGRVELTARHLVGHTPGSIALVYDDPHGHPHVFTGDCLFPGGPGRTTRSEEFNSLMDGLETKVFGVLPDETWVYPGHGNDTTIGTERPHLAEWRTRGW; translated from the coding sequence ATGACGTACAGCGGAGCAGTGAAGGTCGGCGGCCCTGCGGATGTGCACGAGCTGCGGGACCTGATGATCTCCAAGGTCGCGGTCGGCCCGATGGACAACAACGCCTATCTGCTGCGCTGCCGGGCCACCGACGAGCAGCTGCTGATCGACGCGGCGAACGACGCCGGCACGCTGCTCACGCTGATCGGTGACGACGGGATCGCGTCCGTCGTCACCACGCATCAGCACGGCGACCACTGGCAGGCGCTCGCCGAGGTGGTGGCGGCCACGGGCGCCCGTACGTACGCCGGCCGGGACGATGCCGAGGGCATCCCGGTGGCGACCGACGTACTCGTCGACGACGGGGACACGATCCGGGTGGGGCGCGTGGAGCTCACCGCGCGCCATCTCGTGGGACACACGCCGGGTTCGATCGCCCTGGTCTACGACGACCCGCACGGGCATCCCCATGTGTTCACCGGGGACTGCCTCTTCCCCGGGGGGCCTGGGCGGACAACACGTTCGGAAGAGTTCAACTCCCTGATGGACGGCCTGGAGACCAAGGTATTCGGCGTCCTGCCCGATGAGACCTGGGTCTACCCCGGCCACGGCAACGACACCACCATCGGCACGGAGCGGCCCCACCTCGCGGAGTGGCGCACACGAGGCTGGTAA